A single region of the Buchnera aphidicola (Nipponaphis monzeni) genome encodes:
- the rpe gene encoding ribulose-phosphate 3-epimerase, protein MKKFLILPSILSADFSKLGEEITKVLQAGGDIIHFDVMDNHYVPNLTIGPMVLKSIKDYNINVQIDVHLMTSPVDNLIPIFADNGANFITFHPESTNHVDRTLALIKHYGCKAGLALNPSTPLNILDYVMDKLDVILLMSVNPGFSCQLFIPSILEKIKKVRKRIDNSMYNILLEVDGGIKISNIGSIAIAGADAFVIGSEIFKSISYYKTIKKIRNKLREIHDLHIH, encoded by the coding sequence ATGAAAAAATTTTTAATACTACCATCAATTTTATCTGCCGATTTCTCGAAATTAGGAGAGGAAATAACAAAAGTTTTACAGGCTGGAGGGGATATTATTCATTTTGATGTTATGGATAATCATTATGTGCCTAATTTAACAATAGGACCTATGGTTTTAAAATCGATTAAAGATTACAATATAAATGTTCAAATAGATGTACATTTGATGACTAGCCCTGTTGATAATTTAATTCCTATTTTTGCAGATAACGGAGCTAATTTTATTACATTCCATCCTGAATCAACAAATCATGTTGATAGAACGCTAGCATTAATTAAGCATTATGGATGTAAAGCAGGGTTGGCTTTAAATCCTTCAACTCCACTAAATATTTTAGATTATGTTATGGACAAATTAGATGTTATATTATTAATGTCTGTTAATCCTGGATTTAGTTGTCAATTATTTATTCCTTCTATTTTAGAAAAAATTAAAAAGGTAAGAAAACGAATTGATAATAGTATGTATAACATTTTATTAGAAGTAGATGGGGGTATTAAAATTAGTAATATAGGAAGCATTGCTATAGCTGGAGCTGATGCGTTTGTTATTGGATCAGAAATATTTAAAAGCATAAGTTATTATAAAACTATTAAAAAAATTAGAAATAAATTACGTGAAATACATGATCTACATATTCATTAA
- the trpS gene encoding tryptophan--tRNA ligase: protein MLDFKQTIVFSAIQPSGKLTIANYIGALMHWSAIQKVNKCFYCIADLHCLTVNKNIFSLKESVLDTLAMYLACGVNPKKSIVFVQSHVYEHCQLQWLLSCFTYFGELSRMTQFKKKSINYCNNAGLFNYPILMASDILLYQSDKVPIGIDQIQHLELTRNIAKRLNALYGDLFKVPTPIIFKQGGKIFSLQNPTKKMSKSDPNKDNSIFLLEKVDTLKKKIQKSKTDSDNPPTIFYDYKNKPGISNLLNIFSILTNTKISVLEKDFVGVKYSDFKNLLANVISNKLSYLQKSYFMYRKDETYLYSIAREGADKARLIAQSTFKKIQEVIKFF from the coding sequence ATGTTAGATTTTAAACAAACTATTGTTTTTAGCGCTATTCAGCCTTCAGGAAAATTAACTATTGCAAATTATATAGGTGCATTAATGCATTGGTCTGCTATACAAAAAGTTAATAAATGTTTCTATTGCATAGCTGATTTACATTGTTTAACTGTGAATAAAAATATTTTTTCTTTAAAAGAATCTGTTTTGGATACTTTAGCTATGTATTTAGCTTGTGGGGTTAATCCTAAAAAAAGTATTGTTTTTGTTCAATCACATGTATATGAACATTGTCAATTACAATGGTTATTAAGTTGTTTTACTTATTTTGGAGAATTGTCTCGTATGACTCAATTTAAAAAAAAATCAATTAATTATTGTAACAATGCGGGTTTATTTAATTACCCGATATTGATGGCTTCTGATATTTTATTATATCAAAGTGACAAAGTTCCTATTGGAATAGATCAAATACAACATTTAGAATTAACTAGAAATATTGCAAAACGTTTAAATGCTTTATATGGTGATTTATTTAAGGTTCCAACTCCAATAATATTTAAACAGGGAGGGAAAATTTTTTCTTTACAAAATCCAACAAAAAAAATGTCTAAGTCAGATCCTAATAAGGATAACAGTATTTTTTTATTAGAAAAAGTAGACACTTTGAAAAAAAAGATACAAAAATCTAAAACAGATTCTGATAATCCTCCAACTATTTTTTATGATTACAAAAATAAACCAGGAATTTCTAATTTATTAAACATTTTTTCTATTTTAACTAATACTAAAATTTCTGTTTTAGAAAAAGATTTCGTAGGTGTAAAATATAGTGATTTTAAAAATTTATTAGCAAACGTTATATCTAACAAATTGTCTTATTTACAAAAATCTTATTTTATGTATCGTAAAGATGAAACTTATTTGTATAGTATAGCTAGAGAAGGAGCAGACAAAGCACGCCTAATAGCTCAGAGTACATTTAAAAAAATTCAGGAAGTAATAAAATTTTTTTAA